The following proteins are encoded in a genomic region of Dioscorea cayenensis subsp. rotundata cultivar TDr96_F1 chromosome 8, TDr96_F1_v2_PseudoChromosome.rev07_lg8_w22 25.fasta, whole genome shotgun sequence:
- the LOC120267229 gene encoding protein ROOT INITIATION DEFECTIVE 3-like — MATDIILTSSPDGPIIAQDHLTGAVLTQFSVTRSPRKGLAFTSGGLIVASHITLSASGFIHLFNWWSSSVLQSVPVPEPVAPLVATPNGSFLFAGGLSGRIYILSLPSCDLLSSFPAHQRTVSCLTINSDGSLVISGSDDGSIAVFPIISMLDISSTESSDDDTVQTLYKFIAHSMPITGIASGSTGGCNSIIISCSLDCMIKFWSLANGACLRTVHLQCALWSVILDSTDTEAYAGGSDGRVYSVALKKMRRSRLSGEENGVVAWSAEESGGAVIALAMVNGDRNLVSASEDGTIMMWEAGQVVNVLRHGQNGVSDLLVARGVSRAAGGVRRDGGNCSFNGLSSMSCVKRMHRDVKELEEMEQWLGVVVKDRRRAIDVLETAINTYKRLLGLLLKEANLR; from the coding sequence ATGGCAACAGATATTATCTTAACAAGCTCACCTGATGGACCTATCATTGCTCAAGATCATCTAACCGGTGCTGTTCTCACTCAATTCTCCGTCACTAGATCACCAAGGAAGGGCCTAGCTTTCACCTCCGGCGGGCTAATCGTCGCCTCTCATATAACTCTCTCGGCCTCCGGCTTCATCCACCTCTTCAACTGGTGGTCATCTTCAGTTCTCCAATCTGTCCCCGTCCCCGAGCCGGTTGCGCCTCTTGTTGCCACTCCTAATGGATCCTTCCTCTTCGCCGGAGGCCTCTCCGGTCGCATTTATATACTTTCTCTACCTTCCTGTGATCTTCTTAGCTCTTTTCCTGCTCACCAGCGAACTGTCTCATGCCTTACTATTAACTCTGATGGCTCACTTGTTATATCGGGCAGCGATGATGGCTCTATTGCTGTGTTTCCGATAATTTCTATGCTAGACATCTCCTCTACTGAATCATCAGATGATGACACTGTCCAAACATTGTATAAATTCATTGCTCACAGCATGCCAATTACTGGTATTGCTTCAGGGAGTACAGGTGGGTGCAATTCAATCATCATTTCATGTTCTCTTGATTGCATGATCAAGTTTTGGAGCTTGGCTAATGGTGCTTGTCTAAGGACTGTGCATCTCCAATGTGCATTATGGAGTGTTATACTCGATTCGACTGATACTGAAGCCTATGCCGGAGGATCGGATGGTCGGGTTTATTCAGTGGCACTGAAGAAGATGAGGAGGAGTAGATTGAGTGGGGAGGAAAATGGTGTGGTTGCATGGTCTGCAGAGGAGAGTGGTGGTGCAGTGATAGCTCTTGCGATGGTGAACGGTGACCGGAATTTGGTATCGGCCTCAGAAGATGGCACGATAATGATGTGGGAGGCAGGGCAGGTTGTTAATGTTCTTAGACATGGCCAGAATGGTGTCAGTGATCTTTTGGTGGCCAGAGGCGTATCAAGGGCTGCCGGAGGAGTTCGAAGAGATGGAGGTAATTGTTCTTTTAATGGTTTAAGTAGTATGTCTTGTGTGAAAAGGATGCATAGGGATGTGAAAGAGCTGGAGGAGATGGAGCAATGGCTTGGTGTAGTTGTGAAGGATAGAAGAAGAGCCATTGATGTTCTTGAAACAGCCATCAACACTTACAAGAGACTGTTAGGACTGTTACTCAAAGAAGCCAATTTAAGGTGA
- the LOC120267230 gene encoding early nodulin-like protein 1 yields MATISASNASNLLLITLASLLLMLGTSTAYEFRVGGENGWSKPDGNETESYNQWATKNRFHIGDILYFKYVNDSVLVVDREDYNKCKTSKPVREFTDGNTTFRFDRFGFFYFISGLKDHCEAGQKLIVRVMVHPEVLSPSYAPSPLPNGEDGLSPGSSVKPKSNGASKFIAGSSSSSVIMVALGVIILVFA; encoded by the exons ATGGCAACAATCTCAGCATCAAATGCCTCCAATCTCTTGCTCATCACCTTGGCTAGTTTGCTCCTAATGCTTGGCACATCAACAGCATATGAGTTCCGTGTCGGCGGAGAGAATGGTTGGTCAAAGCCGGACGGAAACGAGACAGAGTCTTACAACCAATGGGCGACGAAGAACCGATTTCACATCGGCGACATCTTAT ATTTCAAGTATGTGAATGATTCGGTGTTGGTGGTGGATCGTGAGGATTACAACAAGTGCAAAACCAGTAAGCCGGTGAGAGAGTTCACAGACGGCAACACGACGTTTCGGTTTGATCGGTTTGGGTTCTTTTACTTTATCAGTGGCTTGAAGGACCATTGTGAGGCTGGCCAGAAGTTGATTGTGAGAGTGATGGTGCACCCTGAAGTCTTGAGCCCTTCGTATGCGCCGTCTCCTTTACCGAATGGTGAAGATGGTTTGAGCCCTGGTTCTTCAGTGAAGCCTAAGTCTAATGGTGCATCAAAGTTTATTGCTGGTTCTAGCTCTTCTTCAGTGATCATGGTAGCTCTTGGAGTTATAATCTTAGTCTTTGCTTGA